From Psychrobacillus sp. FSL K6-2836, a single genomic window includes:
- a CDS encoding MerR family transcriptional regulator → MVNYTTGEVSKKLHISVRTIRYYDQINLLKPTMIHESGKRLYSEDDLLLLEKITLLKAASLPLKDIQQIIERVSTANILQLHQERLKTDIQQLQKSLEHTNTLLNIMKLEGTLRWEELVPLFQQHQTYSKEDVWKKIFDEEERATLKSSLPKLEADPNDIVKWINLMKRIEICLAEGKSPNSPEGKIIAEDIHILSSTTFANEDLADKFWEVRKSEDASEALGLYPVRQEILQFIEEASKGISVSTSK, encoded by the coding sequence TTGGTTAACTACACTACAGGAGAGGTATCAAAAAAACTTCATATCTCTGTTCGTACTATTCGGTATTACGATCAAATAAATTTACTTAAACCAACGATGATTCACGAAAGTGGTAAACGGCTTTATTCTGAAGACGACCTATTATTACTCGAAAAGATTACTTTGTTAAAAGCAGCTTCGCTTCCGCTAAAGGATATACAGCAGATTATCGAGCGAGTTTCCACTGCTAACATACTTCAGTTGCACCAAGAACGACTAAAGACAGATATACAACAATTACAGAAATCCCTTGAGCATACAAACACTTTACTCAATATTATGAAGCTAGAAGGGACACTTAGGTGGGAAGAATTAGTACCGCTTTTCCAACAACATCAAACATATAGTAAGGAAGATGTATGGAAGAAAATATTTGATGAAGAGGAAAGAGCAACTTTAAAGTCTAGCTTGCCGAAATTAGAAGCAGATCCAAATGACATAGTGAAATGGATCAATCTTATGAAACGAATAGAAATTTGTTTGGCAGAAGGGAAATCACCGAATTCTCCAGAAGGAAAAATTATAGCAGAAGATATCCACATCTTATCGAGTACTACATTTGCTAATGAAGATCTGGCCGATAAATTCTGGGAAGTTCGAAAATCAGAAGATGCATCCGAAGCGTTAGGTCTCTATCCTGTTCGCCAGGAAATACTTCAGTTTATAG